From Penicillium digitatum chromosome 5, complete sequence, one genomic window encodes:
- a CDS encoding GMP synthase, whose protein sequence is MAPNVEQEAPHNSFDTILVLDFGSQTSHLILRRLRALGVFAELLPCTTKIADLTWKPKGIVFSGGPASVYDEGSPHVDPAVFELDVPILGICYGCQEIAWRIDSKNVARGETREYGHADVTITKVNSNVDRLFAGLGDEIPVFMSHFDKLVSLPTGFVVIGATENSEYAGIAHEEKPIFGVQFHPELEHTPRGSDILRNFSVDICGAEPNWKMGDFAELEIARIRDLVGERALVLGAVSGGVDSTVGAALMREAIGDRFKAILIDTGCMRLNECEEVKLTLGKHLGINLTVVDAGELFLSRLAGVSEPEKKRKIIGSTFIDLFEKEAIRIEKEAENTPNSGKVEFFLQGTLYPDVIESLSFRGPSATIKTHHNVGGLPERMMNGQGLRLIEPLRLLFKDEVRAIGRKLGIHESLVNRHPFPGPGIAIRILGDVTKERVEIARKADHIFITKIKEAGLYDQISQAFAGLDTNRSVGVFGDQRVWGYIVILRAVSTKDFMSADVFDFDNAFLKDVSRTICNQVEGVARVVYDLTSKPPGTIELE, encoded by the exons ATGGCTCCTAACGTCGAGCAGGAAGCGCCTCACAACAGCTTTGAC ACTATCCTTGTTCTCGATTTTGGC TCTCAAACAAGTCATCTTATCCTACGTCGGCTTCGGGCTCTCGGCGTCTTCGCTGAGCTGCTTCCTTGCACTACTAAGATCGCTGATCTGACATGGAAGCCCAAAGGAATTGTATTCTCTGGAG GCCCTGCTTCTGTCTACGATGAGGGCTCACCCC ATGTTGACCCCGCTGTTTTTGAGCTTGATGTGCCTATTTT GGGTATTTGCTATGGCTGCCAGGAGATCGCATGGAGAATCGACTCCAAGAACGTTGCCCGCGGAGAGACACGAG AGTATGGTCACGCCGACGTCACGATCACCAAGGTCAATAGCAATGTCGACCGGCTTTTCGCTGGTCTAGGGGATGAGATTCCAGTGTTCATGTCCCACTTCGACAAGCTAGTTAGCTTGCCCACA GGGTTTGTGGTCATTGGTGCGACCGAGAACTCGGAGTACGCCGGCATCGCCCATGAGGAGAAGCCTATCTTTG GTGTCCAGTTCCACCCTGAACTCGAACAC ACACCCCGTGGAAGTGACATCCTCCGTAACTTTAGCGTTGATATCTGCGGAGCTGAACCGAATTGGAAAATGGGCGACTTCGCGGAGCTCGAGATCGCTCGCATCCGAGATCTTGTTGGTGAGCGAGCTCTCGTCCTAGGAGCCGTGTCTGGGGGAGTTGATAGCACTGTGGGAGCGGCCCTCATGCGCGAGGCCATTGGAGATCGCTTCAAAGCTATCCTCATCGACACCGGGTGTATGCGTCTCAATGAGTGCGAGGAGGTCAAGCTTACGCTCGGAAAGCACCTTGGCATTAATCTTACAGTTGTTGACGCTGGCGAACTGTTCTTGAGTCGTCTTGCCGGTGTTTCTGAACCGGAAAAAAAGCGAAAGATCATTGGATCAACTT TTATCGATCTGTTCGAGAAAGAGGCTATCAGG ATCGAGAAAGAAGCGGAGAACACCCCCAACTCCGGGAAGGTGGAGTTCTTCCTCCAAGGGACATTATACCCCGACGT CATCGAATCTTTAAGCTTCCGCGGGCCTTCTGCTACTATCAAGA CTCACCACAACGTTGGCGGGTTGCCTGAG CGGATGATGAACGGC CAAGGTTTGCGT CTGATTGAGCCTCTCAGACTTTTGTTCAAAGATGAAGTTAGG GCAATCGGTCGAAAGCTCGGCATACACGAATCACTAGTAAACCGTCACCCCTTCCCTGGCCCTGGCATTGCCATTCGCATCCTCGGTGATGTCACCAAGGAGCGCGTGGAGATCGCCCGTAAGGCCGACCACATTTTCATCACCAAGATCAAGGAGGCAGGCCTTTACGACCAG ATCTCCCAAGCTTTTGCTGGTCTTGACACTAACCGTAGTGTTGGTGTTTTCGGTGATCAGCGAGTTTGGGGTTACATCGTGATTCTCCGTGCTGTCAGCACCAAAGATTTCATGAGCGCAGACGTGTTTGACTTCGATAATGCTTTCCTCAAG GATGTATCGCGCACTATCTGCAATCAGGTAGAAGGCGTGGCCCGTGTTGTCTATGATTT AACCTCAAAGCCCCCTGGCACTATTGAGCTAGAGTAG
- a CDS encoding Pyridoxal phosphate-dependent transferase, major region, subdomain 2, whose amino-acid sequence MGSITTTTFQDPFQGIPAARAPDGLAALIWKFLADTDPNRTDLLVGVYKTEEGKAYVLPSVKEAKKRIFNDPEWHHEYRSSAVGSQLYRELSASLLFGADHRLLKEKRIVSAQTLGASGGCHVGAVFLKSNYGPWKENVNAEIFLPSDTWLNHPFVFQSAGIKPSIIPYFSSKTNTVDFQNFSEAVKSLPTQSVVLLQSGAQNPTGCDPSPDQWRELASIFLERGHLAFFDAAYPGFASGDIDTDLEGVRLFAEREIPLVFVSTYGKSFGLYSERVGVVSILVPNEETGKRVEAQLSLLARAESGAPPDFGSKIVETVLSDEALKSQWRQEVRDMANQLKHRRATLREILEKLETPGSWRHITEQNGMFSYVGLSVEQVTLLREKHHVYLQDSGRISIAGLNNFNIEYTARSISDVVKATV is encoded by the exons ATGGGTAGCATAACAACAACGACTTTCCAAGATCCTTTTCAAGGCATCCCAGCTGCCCGAGCACCAG ATGGCCTTGCAGCTCTCATTTGGAAGTTCCTAGCGGATACTGATCCCAACAGAACTGATCTCCTCGTGGGCGTGTACAAAACGGAGGAAGGGAAAGCGTACGTGTTGCCAAGTGTGAAAGAG GCAAAGAAAAGAATTTTTAATGATCCTGAGTGGCATCATGAATATCGTTCTTCCGCTGTGGGTTCCCAGCTTTATAGGGAATTAAGTGCCAGTCTACTTTTTGGAGCAGATCATCGTCTTTTGAAGGAAAAAAG AATAGTTTCCGCCCAGACTCTCGGCGCAAGTGGCGGATGTCACGTCGGAGCAGTCTTTTTGAAAAGTAATTATGGGCCGTGGAAGGAGAATGTGAACGCTGAAATTTTCCTGCCCAGCGATACTTGGT TGAATCATCCTTTCGTCTTCCAGTCTGCGGGAATCAAGCCCAGCATTATTCCATATTTTAGCAGCAAGACAAACACCGTTGATTTTCAGAATTTTTCAGAGGCCGTCAAGTCTTTGCCAACTCAATCGGTGGTTCTTCTCCAGTCTGGAGCTCAGAACCCCACTGGATGTGATCCATCGCCAGACCAGTGGCGAGAGCTAGCCTCAATTTTCTTGGAGCGCGGTCATTTAGCATTCTTCGATGCTGCATATCCTGGTTTTGCCTCGGGAGACATTGACACAGATCTTGAAGGTGTTCGTTTGTTTGCCGAGCGAGAGATCCCGCTTGTTTTCGTCTCAACATACGGAAAGTCCTTTGGGCTTTACAGCGAGCGCGTTGGGGTTGTATCAATTCTTGTTCCGAACGAGGAAACAGGAAAGAGAGTAGAAGCGCAACTGAGTCTCCTCGCACGCGCCGAGTCCGGCGCGCCACCCGATTTCGGATCCAAGATTGTTGAGACGGTACTGTCAGATGAGGCTTTGAAAAGCCAGTGGCGACAGGAAGTGCGTGATATGGCGAACCAGCTCAAGCACCGTCGAGCTACGCTAAGGGAAATCTTGGAGAAATTGGAAACACCAGGTAGCTGGCGGCATATTACTGAGCAGAACGGAATGTTTTC ATATGTTGGACTGTCTGTGGAGCAAGTCACTCTCCTCAGAGAGAAGCACCATGTTTATCTTCAGGACTCTGGGAGAATTTCTATCGC TGGGCTCAACAACTTCAATATCGAATACACGGCTCGCAGTATCAGCGATGTCGTGAAAGCTACAGTCTAA